In Acanthopagrus latus isolate v.2019 chromosome 16, fAcaLat1.1, whole genome shotgun sequence, one DNA window encodes the following:
- the mapre3a gene encoding microtubule-associated protein RP/EB family member 3a isoform X2 — MAVNVYATSVSIDNLSRHDMLAWVNDSLHLTYTKIEQLCSGAAYCQFMDMLFPGCILLKKVKFQAKLEHEFIHNFKVLQAAFKRMSVDKIIPVEKLVKGKFQDNFEFVQWFKKFFDANYDGKEYDPLLARQGQDVAPAPNPGPQRTSPTVPKNMPTPQRVQHNVPAMRKNPSLSRNGGSDAEIMELNQQLMELKLTVDGLEKERDFYFSKLRDIELICQEHESENNPVLSKIIDILYATEEGFAPPEDEDLDEQAHLDQDEY, encoded by the exons ATGGCAGTGAATGTGTACGCCACATCGGTGTCCATTGACAACCTCAGCCGACATGACATGCTGGCATGGGTCAACGATTCTTTGCATCTCACCTACACGAAGATCGAGCAGCTCTGTTCAG gaGCGGCGTATTGCCAGTTCATGGACATGTTGTTTCCAGGTTGTATCCTTCTGAAGAAGGTCAAATTTCAAGCCAAGCTGGAGCACGAATTTATACACAACTTCAAAGTCCTTCAGGCAGCCTTCAAAAGGATGAGTGTCGACAAA ATTATACCTGTAGAAAAGCTCGTAAAAGGGAAGTTCCAGGACAACTTTGAATTCGTGCAGTGGTTCAAGAAGTTCTTCGACGCCAACTACGACGGGAAGGAGTACGACCCTTTACTAGCCAGACAGGGCCAGGACGTGGCCCCTGCCCCCAACCCAG GACCACAGAGAACATCTCCAACAGTTCCCAAAAACATGCCAACACCACAGCGGGTCCAACACAATGTTCCAGCTATGAGGAAGAATCCATCTTTGTCTAGAAACGGCGGCAGCGACGCTGAGATCATGGAGCTAAATCAACAG TTGATGGAGCTGAAGTTGACTGTAGACGGActagagaaggagagagacttCTACTTCAGCAAACTACGGGACATTGAGCTGATCTGCCAGGAACACGAGAGTGAAAACAACCCCGTCCTCAGCAAGATAATTGACATTCTCTACGCAACAGAG gaAGGCTTTGCGCCTCCAGAGGACGAAGACCTCGATGAACAAGCTCACCTGGACCAGGATGAATACTGA
- the mapre3a gene encoding microtubule-associated protein RP/EB family member 3a isoform X1, which translates to MAVNVYATSVSIDNLSRHDMLAWVNDSLHLTYTKIEQLCSGAAYCQFMDMLFPGCILLKKVKFQAKLEHEFIHNFKVLQAAFKRMSVDKIIPVEKLVKGKFQDNFEFVQWFKKFFDANYDGKEYDPLLARQGQDVAPAPNPGDHFIHKPKRNPGPQRTSPTVPKNMPTPQRVQHNVPAMRKNPSLSRNGGSDAEIMELNQQLMELKLTVDGLEKERDFYFSKLRDIELICQEHESENNPVLSKIIDILYATEEGFAPPEDEDLDEQAHLDQDEY; encoded by the exons ATGGCAGTGAATGTGTACGCCACATCGGTGTCCATTGACAACCTCAGCCGACATGACATGCTGGCATGGGTCAACGATTCTTTGCATCTCACCTACACGAAGATCGAGCAGCTCTGTTCAG gaGCGGCGTATTGCCAGTTCATGGACATGTTGTTTCCAGGTTGTATCCTTCTGAAGAAGGTCAAATTTCAAGCCAAGCTGGAGCACGAATTTATACACAACTTCAAAGTCCTTCAGGCAGCCTTCAAAAGGATGAGTGTCGACAAA ATTATACCTGTAGAAAAGCTCGTAAAAGGGAAGTTCCAGGACAACTTTGAATTCGTGCAGTGGTTCAAGAAGTTCTTCGACGCCAACTACGACGGGAAGGAGTACGACCCTTTACTAGCCAGACAGGGCCAGGACGTGGCCCCTGCCCCCAACCCAGGTGATCACTTTATCCACAAACCAAAGAGAAATCCAG GACCACAGAGAACATCTCCAACAGTTCCCAAAAACATGCCAACACCACAGCGGGTCCAACACAATGTTCCAGCTATGAGGAAGAATCCATCTTTGTCTAGAAACGGCGGCAGCGACGCTGAGATCATGGAGCTAAATCAACAG TTGATGGAGCTGAAGTTGACTGTAGACGGActagagaaggagagagacttCTACTTCAGCAAACTACGGGACATTGAGCTGATCTGCCAGGAACACGAGAGTGAAAACAACCCCGTCCTCAGCAAGATAATTGACATTCTCTACGCAACAGAG gaAGGCTTTGCGCCTCCAGAGGACGAAGACCTCGATGAACAAGCTCACCTGGACCAGGATGAATACTGA